A genomic stretch from Microtus pennsylvanicus isolate mMicPen1 chromosome 11, mMicPen1.hap1, whole genome shotgun sequence includes:
- the Krt24 gene encoding keratin, type I cytoskeletal 24, with the protein MECSPQRWSCSSRVSSSGASGRGAHAGGSLCSSGSSCGLGASPSWAFQGSSNSCGLSGGPKGGFGSGAGGGFGSCVVTGGFGAASGFGAGSGFGGASGFGGGSGFGGGSGFGGGSSFGSGFGGGYGFGGSSGFGGGSGFGGMGGSLGSSSGGDGGLLSGTEKQTMQNLNDRLASYLDKVRALEEANADLETKIKAWYSKHGSGKDDCGRDYSKYWPVIEDLKNQVISAIIENARRTLQMDNARLAADDFRMKYEHELCLRECVEADINGLRKVLDDLTMTRSDLEMRIESLTEELVLLRKNHEEEMKCAQGRSGGDVTVEMNAAPGTDLTKLLNDMRAQYEALAEHNRQEAERQFNERSASLQVQISTDAGAANSAKNEVMELRRTVQTLEIELQSLLAQKGSLEGSLADTEAGYGSQLSGIQTQISCLEEQLSQIRGETQCQKAEYDCLLNIKTRLEEEIETYRRLLNGEGGGCDYGNLASRHVVLSDSRSGSCSGQGKDPSKTRVTKTIIEEVVDGKVVSSQVSSISEVKIK; encoded by the exons ATGGAGTGCTCACCTCAGAGATGGTCCTGCTCCTCCCGAGTCTCCTCCTCCGGGGCCTCGGGCCGGGGGGCGCATGCCGGTGGAAGCCTCTGCAGCAGTGGGAGCAGCTGTGGGCTGGGGGCAAGTCCTTCCTGGGCCTTCCAGGGAAGCAGCAACAGTTGTGGCCTGAGTGGGGGACCTAAGGGCGGCTTTGGAAGTGGCGCTGGAGGGGGCTTTGGTAGCTGCGTGGTAACGGGTGGGTTTGGAGCAGCCTCTGGCTTTGGTGCGGGCTCTGGCTTTGGTGGGGCCTCTGGCTTTGGTGGAGGCTCTGGCTTTGGTGGGGGCTCTGGCTTTGGTGGGGGCTCTAGCTTTG GCTCTGGCTTTGGTGGGGGCTATGGTTTTGGTGGGAGCTCTGGCTTTGGTGGGGGCTCTGGCTTTGGTGGTATGGGAGGTAGCCTTGGCAGTAGCAGTGGCGGTGATGGGGGCCTTCTCTCTGGAACTGAAAAGCAAACCATGCAGAACCTCAATGACCGTCTGGCCAGCTACCTAGACAAGGTGCGAGCCCTGGAGGAGGCCAACGCTGACCTGGAGACTAAAATCAAGGCATGGTACAGCAAGCACGGGTCTGGAAAAGACGACTGTGGAAGAGACTACAGCAAATACTGGCCAGTCATAGAAGATCTGAAGAACCAG GTCATTTCGGCCATCATTGAGAATGCCAGGAGGACTTTGCAGATGGACAACGCTAGACTGGCCGCCGATGACTTCAGGATGAA GTATGAGCATGAACTGTGTCTCCGGGAGTGTGTCGAGGCCGACATCAACGGCCTGAGGAAAGTGCTGGATGACCTTACCATGACTCGCTCTGACCTGGAAATGCGCATCGAGAGTTTAACCGAGGAGCTGGTCCTCCTGAGGAAGAACCATGAGGAG GAAATGAAGTGCGCACAAGGAAGATCTGGAGGCGACGTGACGGTAGAAATGAACGCTGCCCCAGGAACCGACCTGACCAAACTACTGAATGACATGAGGGCCCAGTACGAGGCGCTGGCTGAGCATAACCGCCAGGAAGCCGAGAGACAGTTCAACGAGCGG AGTGCATCCCTGCAAGTCCAAATCTCGACGGATGCAGGGGCAGCCAATTCTGCCAAGAACGAGGTAATGGAACTGAGGCGCACCGTGCAAACCCTGGAAATTGAGCTTCAATCCCTGCTGGCCCAG AAAGGCTCTCTGGAAGGGAGCCTGGCTGACACCGAAGCTGGCTACGGGTCTCAGCTGTCTGGAATCCAGACACAGATCAGTTGCCTGGAGGAGCAGCTCAGCCAGATTCGGGGTGAGACGCAATGCCAGAAGGCCGAGTACGATTGCCTGCTGAACATCAAGACACGCCTGGAGGAGGAGATCGAGACCTACCGGCGCCTGCTCAACGGAGAAGGAGG TGGATGTGATTATGGAAACTTAGCATCCAGGCATGTGGTGCTGAGTGACTCAAGATCCGGGAGCTGTTCTGGCCAAGGAAAAG ATCCCAGCAAGACAAGAGTGACGAAGACCATCATCGAGGAAGTGGTAGATGGCAAGGTTGTCTCCTCTCAAGTCAGCAGCATTTCGGAAGTGAAGATAAAATAA